AAGTGCATTCCGCCTTGTAACTGGGCTTCGGAAAACAGcggatattattataaaacaaagcttTGTTGTCACAACTTCACAATTTACAATCTAACCACACACCATGTAAGATGTTATTGGTTCACAGAGTGTGACACTGATTTATCAGCATCAACATACGCATCATGCGTGattgattatttaaaagaatgttGTGGTGATGAACatcgtaaaattattatttattcggaCGGATGCACAGGTCAAAATAGAAATGTAACAATGGCAAATGCCCTTTTGGATTAtgccataaataataatattgaaattgaacaaaagtATCTCGTCGTTGAACATACGCAGATGGAGTGAGACTCTGTACACGCATGTATTgaaagaaagttaaaaaattgtgaaatccatattaatacgctaagataACAAAAGAAGCTCGCCAATAACCTTTTCCGTACGATGTGAAGATACTAGATTACgcttttttcaaaaattacgCATACCAAGTGTTAAgtgcaattaaatatttgttattggcAACATTGTTTGAAATACTCTGTGGTGAGCCGCAATGGCTGTTTAAAGTGGTCTTCTTGTTGTGTGTGCTGCGGTTGtaaaaaacagaataaatgaGCATATTAAAGAAATCAATGCTAGTTGCTTTGCAAAGTCCTAACAGGTTATGGGCCCAGTGCTCATAATTCTGTTTTAGGTGAAAATCGCAGAGATATTTCTTGGTGCGGTCGCGCCGAATGGCGCGGTGACGGCGCAAACAGTGTGCGGCGTGTTTCTTGGTCTGGTGAACAACACGGGGCTGTGTTGTTGTTGATAGCGGCGTCTGAAGGAGGTCGTGTGGAGTGCAAGAAAGGCAATCACGGCATCAGATTTCCGCGGGGTGCAGTTGGCAAATGTCGGAGACAGACCATaggatcttcttcttctttaaagactatggctccacCAGCTTTTCAGACCATAGCATCATGGCGGTGGCGTCAGCCTCGGTTATCAAACTGGAGGGCCAGCGCAATTGGAGCGTGTGGAAGTTCCAATTGACAGTCACCCTGAAAGGAGTTGATGTGTTTTCAGTGATTGATGGAACGTTGGTAAAACCAGAAACTGGCGATTTGACAGCCTGGACAAAAAAAGATAACAAGGCGCAGAGTATCATCGTGTAGACTGAGTGAGGAGGCCATGATTCACGTTTTAACGTGCGAGACGGCGGCTGAAATGTGGAAAAAGTTGAATAGCGTTTTTAAGGCAAAGTCGGCTACGAGTACATTGATGTTGCAACAACGTTTTCTTCAGTGCAAGTTTGAAGAAGGAGAGCTTTCTATACATATATCTAGCCAAGTGTctgaaaagtttttaatgaCTAAGGTCCTAATGTCATTACCAGGATCACACAGCCACTTTGTTTCAGCTTGGGAAGCAGTCGACACGGACAAGCAGTTTCAATGATTTAGTGGCACGGCTACTCGTCGAGGAGGAGAGAATTAAGTCTAAGGGCCATGAGAGTGAAAGCACGGCGctttttttgtaaagaaaagCGGCTTTGTCAAGCGCTGCAATCGGTGCTATGTTCCTGGTCATCTGGCTAAAGACTGTAACAGTAAACTGGAAAATCGTCGTTGTTTTTCTCGTGGAAAAATCGGACATTTAAAAGCTCAGTGCAAAAAGggaaatcaaaacaaaaatagtgGTCAATATGGCGGCGGACATTCAAAGGGAAACGCGTTTACTGTGATAGGATTGATAACCGGGACCCGTTGCGAATATTTGAGTGACTCGAGTGGTACAGACAATCGTTCAGTGAATCagttcaaaaataaatcgttGATGGACAGTGGCGCTAGTGCGCACATGAccggtgatttttatattcggtttaagcgaaccgtggcgccgtctatagtgagctctttacagaaacccgtaactattcaaagtttcatattataatgaaaatctttgacaggagacgacaccatgctaattttaatatctacgattttatttttgaccatgctaattttaatatctacgattttatttttttatatgtgtagtTGTTAACCGTCAGGGCGAttaattttagtacaaaaaactGGGTtcaaccatagattatacacttatatacatcccgaccgtgtagaaggtcttttaatacaatgaaattggaaattttattattattagtatgtaGTAAAGAAGCAACCTAAAAGCATTGCATTGTAATGCTATAACGGACTTTTTAATTTGGTAGcattaattatgtaattgtaCTACTACATTCAAATATAGATGGCAGTGCGTACACTTCTGCTACAtggttttaaaaaatagtttgggTGTTATGTGTAAGATGGCGTTTTTATATCTTAGTTTTTGTTAGTGTGATCAGTGCAATTTAcgaaaatttgtaattaattttattaaatatataatgaatataatagTTATTCAACAAAGcgattcaataaaattaacgtTTGAGTTCAATTATGTAATTTCGGAAAGCTCAAATCGATGTCAATAATGTTTTTcagtatctaatttttttttatgtgtagcACTAACTTCAACTTCCCAGTAATGGCGGTTCACAGTGTTTGAAATTTGAATTGTTTGAATTGTTGTTGTGGCTGTCCAAAGATTATAATATAAGCATACAGGAATGGCTGTCGTTTGTGCAAAAGTGCAGTCGGCCATTACTATTTGTGTTCTGgttttctagatttttttaattgtttgaaGTGCTTATCTCCACCTATAAAAAATAAGTCAGTTGAGTTGTCGCTCCTCCGGCTATGTCGAGTTTGTGCTTACAACGATTAAATCTTAGAAATGAGACAGACTCTTATTGTGACCTTCGTAGTACCTATTAAATTTGGAAAAGACTCTTCTAAAACCAGTgtggtgtttgtttttttattgagataGGACTCTTGGCacgttttgttatattttatgttaaacattacCATGTCTAACAAAAGGTGTTGCGTCCCGGGATGTGTGAATTTAAAAGCAGCAGGTAAGTGGTAATTTGATTTCATTGCCCTAACGTGGactgagaaataaaattaacttcacATACTGTTAGAAATATTCTTTTGTGTCTTCTTACGCTTTTCATTGATGGGAAGAAATTCAACATTTTGGGTTGTCATAACTGTTAGAGTATATgcattaaattacattatttaataacagTTCTTACTAATATTACTTACCTActacctatataatattataaatgcgaaagtaactcttgtctgtctgtctattttgTTATGGAGACAGTTTGAGTCCCGAGGAAGGACAAAGGCTATATATAACTTTGGTGAAGTTGCAGGcaacagctagtattaaatgaattcagtattgtttatttaatacccGTAAATGCTTAATCAGAAtgtatagaaagaaaaaaatattagtatatattatggTACTAATGAAAAAACATCAGTAATtgaaattatgatattatttatttcaggaGTAACGGAAACTGCATAAATTTCCCAATCCTATTAAGGACAAGGAGCTTTTCAATTCATTGGTTTATGCCATTGGAGGTGCCATATTACAACTTGAAAACATACACATTTTCAAACATCGTCGTGTATGTCATATCCACTTTGAAGAAAAGTATTGGTGTCGGAATAATCGTCTTAGTAATATTGCTTTACCAACAAAGCATCTGCTTGGtaagtgaataaaattttatacaataacaaTAGAATTTTTTTGAGGGTTTATTAAAAAGTCATTGGTCCAGTATATGTATTGGTATGCTATTCAGATGGACAACATGCTAACATACATACAGATCTATGTGTGTTAGCGGGTTGTGTCTCATGAATCATAAAAGTAAACTGTCACTGTGTCTATATTGCCGCTATATAATAGTACGCTCTTACTTATAATAGTCCCCACTCTCCATCAGTCTGTTAGCTAGCTAGATGTATCTCATAAACTGAGTATGTTAACACTTGGAATTTTCACACAGTATGTATTTCAGTTGCCACTTCAACAAATAGTATAAGGTGCTAACTGAAGTTCAGTGATCCAGAGTTGGCcaaaacattacatttaaaaataaaagacagTAGTAATTCTCTCATGAAATTAtggtttatattgtttattattgcaGGTTTGACAGTATTCTAGTTTATTATTGCTGGTTACTGTCAGTATCCAAATTTAAAAGTGAAGAAAGAGTTTTGAGAGGAATACAAACTTCAGAACCCTCTACATCTAAAGGTATAGCAACCATAAACTTAAATTATGTGATAGTATGTATGTAGATATATCAACGTTTCCTTCAAATGCACATTGTGGCAAAACATTACAACTAACTGTAGAGCATTCATAGTTTGGATATTgattactttatttacttttatgcataaaatattatttgtgaaaattaaacttacataaatgtttgaaaaattaaattcaaagtgAATTACTAGCCTAAATGGTAAAATGAAACATCACCTATATTCAAAAATCAATTAAGTTAACATGTTTCATATTGCTCTCCTGAAAAGTTTGATTTTTGCAGATAGGCGAGTTGTCTATTGAACCGTCCATCTTATAAAAGCAGTCAAAGAAATTAGTATCACAATTATGATATGTGATATGATATTTAGATATTGGGTAGAAGTCAGACCATTACCTAGATAATGGATAGATAGCTTCACTGTTTAATTATAACTAGCTTTcacctgcgacttcgtccatGTAAAAATATATCCGTATGTCCTTCTCAGGAACATTATCaacgtgtatacaaaattttatgacgatcggttcagtagataagccgtgaaagcgtaacaaataaataaactcccttttgcatttataatattagttaggATAGTTAGGATTAGGATATATATGTAACTATAGATAGGTAAGTTTaaccaaaataattatatttgcagatATTGTGGCTTCAATATTTAAGCTGCAAGGTAGGAACGAAGATGTTGAAATGAAAGAGAATCttggtaagtttttatttatttaaaactgtaaCACTTATATTAATTCTTTGCTGTAACCattatgaaataatacaaattattgatacaaaaatatacacagtttatagaattaatatatttcttctgttcataaaaatagttaaggtatttatcaaaatgaaattacccactaatattttaaatgcaaaaGTAACTCTGTCTCTTCACCTTCAACTGTGGAACCGATttagataaaattttgtatggaGATAGTTCAAGTTCTGGGAAAAGACAAAGGCTATAGATAATGCGGGCAAAAGCTAGCACATCTATATGAATGAGATcacaatttaatttctttttaaatttatttcagatccAAAAACTTTGAATAAGGATGCTGACTTACAACTGCATGTTCAAACTGTTATGGGAGATGCAGAAATTAAACAGAATCCTGGTGAggaatacataattttttatattaaaagggAAAGTTATTCCCATCagcagaaaaatatttgaacgttttcaaaaattttagtcCTTCCTTATTCCCGGCATAGGCAAATACTTGAACCTCATTTTCATAGGTATCGGTAATTGCTGTGATACAACAGACCCTGGGCTTTTTCACAACTTAGGACGCAACTGGGGAAAACGCTCGataaagaaagaagaaattttatttttaacactaaAAAACTGACTAGGtgtttaattaagtatattaaataatttttctaaacaAGTCACATAAGACGATTTGAAAATCTGACTTTCCATGCCCAAAGAGCCTATGCACTTTCTAATCCATTGTCATATCAATTTCCAGAACTTATCATCAGTACGCCTCATATGGATACTGCACCTGTACAACTTTCAGGTCCTACTTCAATTGAGGATAAGAATACCAAGGATAAAACTGGTAAGTAACTTTAATCCTaataatcctactaatattataatcctACTGGACCTAGAGAAGGGTTTGGACATGAAACCCACCACGCTTTCACCTTACTCGGCCTGTGGAACGCCGCCGTTGACGTGTATAACGCTCAACTGTCCAAACAAACCTCGTATTTGAGCTCCGGTTGGTGTTTCGACAGTTTAAGTTTCGTATCGAGGATGATCCCTTCCGTCTTAGACAGTTTAACGCCTTATCGAGGACTTGTCTACTATCCTACGAAtcctacttatattataaatgtgaaagtgtGGATGTTTGGATGTTTGTTACTCAATCACGCAAAAACGGCTGAACCAATTtggatgaaatttggtatggaGATGGTTTGAGTCCCGGAAAAGAACATAGACTATAtatcacgcggacgaagtcgcggggaACAGCTAGTACAGTATATTTTTGCTCTTATATGGTGACAGAATTCAAATAAATTGAGGACAAAACAAACGCATacttttatattgtttgtaGCCTATTTGAGAAATCTACTAATTACCGTTTAATGCATGTTTCCAGAAATTATCATTGATTCGCCTCATCTTGAATCTACCCCTGCACAGTTTCATGCTCCAAGAACTATTGATGtacttattaagaaaaatattggtAAGTCCTTAATCTCTAGTCTTTGGTGTTAAAGTTATTATCAGTAAAGGAACAAAttcataaatatcatttttaatattgtacaaaGGTCTTGGCATACACCCCGTTATAAGAGGTCCGCGCATGAGGTCATACCCAGAGTCTTGGGAACGGATGATAATGGTTCAGATGACTTAATCTCATTTTAATGTGTATCTTACATCCCATGGGATAAGAATAATTGTGATTACCagtgaatttataaatattaaagtatttcttttaagttttttgaGATATTATGTGCTTTTACaactaacattttttgttaCAGGAACTTCCACACAGAATAGTCGTAAGAATGCGTCTCATGTTATTCGGAAAAAACACCTAAaacgtattgctgtgactccaGAAGAGAACGCTTTGTATGATAGGCTTACACGAGTTGGTGTAAAGCTTAGTAAATGTAGAagcgaaattaaaaaacaagccatcaaaattaaatgtttacaaaatcTCAATACTCATCTGCAATTTTTGAAAACTGGAGAACTTGCCGAGcacctcaaaacttttgactctCCTGCAATTCAGAGAACACAAGAAAGGCGTTAAAGGTCTCACGCTTtacaatgaaagaaaaaattgtgGCACTAGCAATGATGAAAGAAAGCCTAAAGGGATATCGTTTCTTTAGGAAAATATTTATGCTGCCTTCTCT
Above is a window of Melitaea cinxia chromosome 19, ilMelCinx1.1, whole genome shotgun sequence DNA encoding:
- the LOC123662771 gene encoding uncharacterized protein LOC123662771; translated protein: MFHIALLKNIVASIFKLQGRNEDVEMKENLDPKTLNKDADLQLHVQTVMGDAEIKQNPELIISTPHMDTAPVQLSGPTSIEDKNTKDKTEIIIDSPHLESTPAQFHAPRTIDVLIKKNIGTSTQNSRKNASHVIRKKHLKRIAVTPEENALYDRLTRVGVKLSKCRSEIKKQAIKIKCLQNLNTHLQFLKTGELAEHLKTFDSPAIQRTQERR